A genome region from Acinetobacter lwoffii includes the following:
- a CDS encoding ANTAR domain-containing response regulator, translating into MSKLRIALIDDDLERAQFIQESLLLHDFQVVACLILNDLNMVHVKGIHADVILLNMDHPHRDIIESCVSQYELPTVLFTQNSNKDTIKSAIDAGITAYIVDGIDPTKLESILEISIEQFRKHKKLLNDLKETQDKLIDRKDIDKAKALLIQLHALTEEQAFALLRKNAMSHRITIGEMARRLLDAQKLLLGQ; encoded by the coding sequence ATGTCCAAATTACGAATTGCTCTTATTGATGATGATCTGGAGCGTGCCCAATTCATCCAGGAATCCCTGCTTTTACATGATTTTCAGGTGGTGGCCTGCTTAATCCTGAATGACCTGAATATGGTACATGTCAAAGGCATTCATGCAGATGTGATCCTGTTGAATATGGATCATCCGCATCGGGATATTATTGAAAGTTGTGTCAGCCAATATGAACTCCCGACCGTGCTGTTTACCCAGAACTCCAATAAAGACACCATCAAGAGTGCGATTGATGCCGGAATCACGGCTTATATTGTCGATGGTATTGATCCCACCAAACTAGAAAGCATTCTGGAAATTTCAATTGAACAATTCCGCAAACATAAAAAGCTGCTGAACGATTTAAAAGAAACCCAGGACAAGCTGATTGACCGTAAAGATATCGATAAAGCCAAAGCCCTGCTCATCCAGCTGCATGCCTTAACGGAAGAGCAAGCTTTTGCTTTATTGCGTAAAAATGCCATGAGTCACCGGATTACCATTGGTGAAATGGCCAGACGCTTACTGGATGCACAGAAGCTGTTATTGGGCCAATAA